The Thermoplasmata archaeon genome includes a region encoding these proteins:
- a CDS encoding class I SAM-dependent methyltransferase, producing the protein MPTSSQKPPPGSSFELYARAMLDHWLGKKVLVEFERDDGYRSASKIEGSFAPSSRWPRMEREALRLVRGRVLDLGCGPGRHALFLQKKGFDVVGVDASPTQVALARIRGLAQVYEASVRRLPRGLGTFDTVLMLGNNLGLPGDLPRTRRFLRELREITRTRARIIGNSRIPGTWSDDHLPYVKRNLRRKRPAGLLILRVRYRGKVGDWFELLLISPEELARLAEGTGWELVRVIWEGGYVPGDYVGVLERR; encoded by the coding sequence GTGCCGACGTCCTCGCAGAAACCGCCTCCCGGATCCTCGTTCGAGCTGTACGCGCGCGCGATGCTCGATCATTGGCTCGGGAAGAAGGTCCTCGTGGAGTTCGAGCGGGACGACGGGTACCGCAGCGCCTCGAAGATCGAGGGTTCCTTCGCGCCCTCGAGCCGGTGGCCTCGGATGGAACGGGAGGCGCTGCGGCTCGTCCGCGGCCGCGTCCTGGACCTCGGATGTGGACCCGGCCGACACGCCCTTTTCCTCCAGAAGAAAGGGTTCGACGTCGTCGGCGTGGACGCGTCCCCGACGCAGGTTGCGCTCGCACGGATCCGCGGCCTCGCGCAGGTGTACGAGGCGAGCGTGCGGCGCCTGCCGCGGGGCCTGGGGACGTTCGACACGGTCCTGATGCTGGGCAACAACCTCGGCCTGCCGGGGGATCTCCCACGGACGCGGCGCTTCCTGCGGGAGCTCCGGGAAATCACCCGGACGCGCGCTCGGATCATCGGCAACAGCCGGATTCCCGGCACGTGGTCGGACGACCACCTGCCGTACGTGAAACGGAACCTGCGGAGGAAACGGCCGGCCGGCCTGCTCATCTTGCGCGTGCGCTACAGAGGCAAGGTGGGGGACTGGTTCGAACTCCTGCTCATTTCACCGGAGGAACTCGCGCGGCTCGCGGAGGGGACGGGATGGGAACTCGTCCGCGTAATCTGGGAAGGCGGATACGTGCCCGGGGACTACGTCGGCGTGCTCGAGCGTCGTTGA
- a CDS encoding DUF2080 family transposase-associated protein, protein MARVRKEAKFEVFGQEMLEKVVAKSGSSGRVYLPPDWIGKRVKVIRVE, encoded by the coding sequence ATGGCGCGCGTCCGCAAGGAAGCGAAGTTCGAGGTTTTCGGTCAGGAGATGCTCGAGAAGGTCGTTGCGAAGAGCGGCAGCTCGGGTCGCGTGTACTTGCCGCCGGACTGGATCGGCAAGCGAGTGAAGGTCATTCGCGTCGAGTGA